Below is a genomic region from Diabrotica undecimpunctata isolate CICGRU chromosome 7, icDiaUnde3, whole genome shotgun sequence.
TGGTCCAGTGGGATCTCTTAGCATCAACtctgttttcttattttttctaGGGAAGATTAATAATGGTGGTACAAAAACTCCTGCAGCATTCATACACATAATAACAGTAATCAGCTTGCCCCTTTCTGCTGAAGTAAGTGACGAAACCTGCTTCTTTCACTTCATAGAAATTACTTTACTATGTTTGTACTAAACAATTGTAAGGCCTGTTTCGTCCACATTGAATATACGTTGTGCAGGGTTAGTCAGCTTAATATATTCTGTTTCATACAGGTCAAAGAACTTGGATACATTTTCAGCAGTAAACGATTTTACTCAAGCAGATGACATTTCCTGGGGAGTACACATTGAAAGCGTCGGATGCCTTTTCAGAAAGAGTCGCAACCATTTCTTTCCGGCTGATTTTTTGATTTAGCTAAATGAATGTGGTATTGAGTTTCGTATTGCAAGTTGAAAGGTCAGTCGTTTTATATCACGCGCTCTTAGCCCGAAATAACATTGCTCCATAGTTAGGGTATATTCAACCAACCTATTTTCTAATTCAAAGGAAGAATAGATCGGCGGCCAATTGACATCCCGACGAGTTCTTCTGGAGTCTTGTCTGATTTTACATATCATTCCTCTATGCTTTTTTCTTGCAGCTTCGTATAGTTTACACTAAGTAAATATATGTTTCACGAGAAGGATTGTTTagcaattttcacacattggtaAATTAAATCGTGCAAAGAGGTATTTATGGGTTAAGTTACTATGACCGACCCTCATCGCGTTATTCTTACTTGGTGTGGTCCATTCGATGTTGGTTGGGGTCACAGTTTTACTATTTGTTTAATTACTCTTGGTTTATTTTATCATCTTCAACCATGCAGCTTTGATATACCACACGAATACTTCTGAGCCGATAAATTAAGTATTAGGTTCTTCTTTACAAGGATATCAGAATACAGGCTAACAGCAATTTCTGTATACCCTGGTATCCATATTACAGTTGCCAGAAATATAATATGTAATTAGGAAAACTTTAAAATGTCACCAACTTTTGTAGGAAATAAAacctgataaaaaaatatttttatattaatcatATTCAATCaaatcaataatattttctgaataattaatatttttatattactataaataacttattttatttttgtttttaataaacctTAAAAGAAATTGATGAACTCTACGTAATAGAACATAATTTAACTTGACATTAAAGCGGTTACGACTGTATTAGTTTACATAAATTTGTATGtattttgttggttgctatattTTTAGCTGACATTTAATAGCCAGatagcaaaacaaaatatttttacagCTTTAAATGGTGTTAACCATTTGTATGGAAATTTGGACCCTTTTATTATGTAACAcatattccaaaaataaaaattaaaacttgtttaACAATAATGACGATTCAAAACTTGATGACCTAAATGAAAAAGATAGTAACAGTCTATCTAATgaatttacaaatttatttaaaaacgttGATATCTACATATTTACAGTTTGAAGACATTCAAAATATGTATACATAAATCAAAAATGTCTTAAGGAACACCATTATTCTACTTATTTCAATAAATACTTTTTTGTTAATGCATACATTCGATTTAAAAACTTGTTCTATACAAATCAAGGCAATCATGTAAATTAATCTGCCACTTGCACTATTTTATTAAGACAAAAATGACAGCACCTCTAACTCGTACGATTAAATTGCTTCGAGTTGTAAAGAAATAGTGCTTCAAGATAGACATCTgtatttacataaaaattttaataaaataagagTATTAAACGACAAGATAGTCATGGAGCATCTGAATTTAACACATGTTCAAATGTTAAATGCTGTGAATATTATTTAGGCTGGGCTTTTACAAACTGACAGTAATatggataatataatataatataaaaacatgGATAGCTGATGGATAAAACAATTTGGTAATATCACTAAAAGACATCTAAGTCGTCAACGTGTAATGTGACCAAACTTTGAGAAATAGATTACATGAAACTGAACTGCACGCCAGGTGTCCATTAAGGGTTCCCAATTGTGGACTCAGAGTAAGAGGGGCATAAGAACATTTGCAGTGAGACTTACAAGAATGGAGTTCTGTTTTATTCACAGATGAAGCTACGTTTTGTCTCTACTCTGATTAAAGAAGACTGAGAGTTTGGAGAGGACCTGGTCTACAAGAGAAACTCAGGCATGTACAGGGTATTTGTCCATATACTAGTCTACAAGTTATTATATTGACTTAAATTAGTGCATTTCTTAACTTTTGATTGATTGTTTGATCATAAAGAAATCATAGTATACTAAAATTAAGCTAAATTTATTGCTGACTAATCAGGCAATATAAAGAAATGTCACTATTTAAAATCCAGTCCAAATTGatgtatttatgagaaaaaatttcgTCTTCCTTAGACATACGTTTAGCTATATATGCTATGTGTGAAAGTGTTCTATGTGTGAAATATTAATGTTCTAGGAAGGtaataaagagaaaataaatattttcgaaattataaAAAACCTTAAATTAAATGGTCATCATGTAATGAATTAAAATGAAAACGTAAATAAATTGAAAAGCTAGATATACATCTAGAAAAGAacgatatttttgttaaaattatcaAACGTCCTGTTTAGTAATAtaatgttaattaataataacaaataactAATTCACTGTATAACTCTATATAACTATATAATCACCATATATCTAAGAAAACAATCACTGAGTGACTTCTGTGTGCATAACCTGTTCGAACAGAACTGCAGAAATGTAGTTAATAATCAGTTAATTATGATCTGGTGTTGTGTCAACTGCTCGACATAGGCCTCCATTAAGCTTTTTCACTGGGCTCTGTCTTGAGCTGTTATAATCCCGTATccctttattctttttatattgaCACTTCATCTTGTCAATCTGTCTCTACTTCTATTGTTTGCAtgcggtatatatatatatatatatatatataggtatatatatatatatatatatatatatatatatatatataggtatatatatatatatatatatatatatatatatatatatatatatatatatatatataggtatatatatatatatatatatatatatatatatatatatatatataggtatatatatatatatatatatatatatatatatatatatatatatatatatatcgccatcatcatcatcattctcagagTATTCACAGATTATGGTGCAGCCTCTCTTACGTCGTTTTTCATGTCTGTCTCCCACGATTGCCTAATATTCGCTTTTCTGCGCCATGTTGTACCTGCTTGTTTCCTTTTGTCATAGTCCCATATTAAATTTGAACGTCTTCTTGttctcttgacgcctcttggataccacagtgtaactCTCGTGGACTGGACTGTCAGTTCATCTCACTACATGTCCCGCCCACTgacattttaaaagtttaattCTGTGGAGTACAtcagtgaccttggttttctgtgTGATTCATTCTAtcctttttcgatctctctttgttatacctagcatgcatcgctccattgataGTAGGAAATTCTGGAGTATTTTTATAGTAGCATATTACTTtgatttttctgttcttttcctTCTATTGGAATattaccatttttggttttttattgtcGACATGGTTTTTCCTTTAATTGATTAGTTGTCTTAGGCTATTCTACCTCTAGTCCTTCTACCGTCATGTTTCTCTCTCTGTCCCGACTTTCtgcatttatttcattttttatatacTATTCTTTATCCACTCACTGATGTTATGTAtgctaaacatattttaaatccCATCATttcgtattattgttttaatcATATATATTGATATTACTAGACTTAGTTATAACCTATTAAAATTGGCCTGTCTGTATGACttattatctatatttttcttatttaccATTTGAAAATCTATTTCAATGAACTTTGTTGGTTGTCtttgtacttttattttttttattatgtctgTTCTTTATCAGTTTTTATGATATCCAAGTGTAGTTATATGTGGCATAATAGATGTatttaccttattagaaaaaccgCAGTATTAGACGACCATCCGTCCGAAATCCGACAAGAACaaactttaaacatttaaaatttttgtattatcATAAGCTCTTTAACAGTGTTAATTATAAATTtgtgtatttattaaaaatttactttctgtatttatatttctataattattcTATCTTTTTTTCAGATTTTCTTCATACTTGCTTCTGTTCTTATTGCATCTGCAACCGCACAAAATAGACCATCGTTCGCAGGCCTCAGTCCAAAAGGCATTCCTGATGTAGCAGCACGATTTCAGCCTGGAGGCGCTTTGTATAATCCTCCTCAAGACGTCGTGAATAGATTTGGAGGAGCTGATGCCGCCACCGAAAGAATTCCTGTTGACGCCAATGTTGATCTTAAGAACCGAATTAATACGTGGCCAGAAGAAAACAAACCATTTTGGTATGTCAACGCTGAAGCCATTCAAAAACATATAGGAGCTTCTCCAAACCGTGGAACCAACGTTAATGGAAACCAACCTATATCTGATAGCGGAAACCAAGGTGTTGAAAGCAGATTCGGAAGTAGTGATAGACAATCAGGACCGGAAGTTTCTGGAAACTCTTTTAACGTTATCATTAATAACCAATGGAGAACGTACGTTTACGACCCAATCACAGATGCCTGGTATGCTAAGAGAAATTAATGTCCTACAAATTATTATTGGGCTAGCTGTGATATCATATCAAGTATAATCTTTAAGACTTATTCGGTAATAGGACTAATTCCATTTAAAATCAGTTAAAATTTATTGGCTAAAAATCCTTTACAGGAAAAACAGCAACAACATAATTATGAATAGTAAggttaatatgaaaaaaaaagaatatataacaaaaattttatataaacaatatatatctGCTTAAAATCAGATTTAGACAGAGAAATTTTACCCAGTGCTTTAATTCAATTATCAACTATCTTGATGAAATGATGTTTGGTGTTCACGCTCTTTCTAACAGATTATTCTTTGCAGTATAGTGCTAACAAACTGAATTAAGCACAACAGATGTtcctaataataataaaactgttttattatacACGTTTTTGTAGAATTATgttttacaaattatttattatattttaaaaatgtgtgttcttattttaagatgtaaaaagttaaatatattttaacttatacAGGAAAAATTTCCAGTGATTCGCTATATACCATAGTTATAAAAAGCTTAAAAGAGTTCTTGTGTAATTggcatattaaatttataatgaAAATGTCCAAAAGAATTACAGAGCGTTTTCCGTCTAGGcagaccatcatcagtgataCTTTTGTAAAAGAATTTTTGCAAAAAGGTTCAAGTATCACTAATGATATTAGTTTATTAATACCGAAACCATTTGGAATTTTGGAATCTTTTTGAATATTtctattataaatttaatatagcAAGTACACAAGAACATTTACACTTTTCTGACGTTTTTTTTACTACTAGTTTTGagttttgtaatattttgttcaataaatatttattggttGATAAATTTagtgttttattaaaaaagatttttatttagaCATAAGGGTGATCTCGAATGATTATATGATTATGGGCAATCGTATTTAAAATTCCTGATACCACTGCAACACGCTCTGTAAGCTTCGTCTACTTTCTCTCATATCATTTTGCCCTCTCAGGCGTCGGATTGGATTTCCGGTACTTCCTTTAcacccattttttttttttcgtgtatTTCTATTTTCGGTCATCGCATCGACTATAATTCTTCAATAGTTTTCGCTTTATTCCTTCATCAGTATATATCACGCTCACTAATCAAATTAATGATTAAATATGTtaacttaaaaacaaaatttaaagttgtcgaaaagtaaaatttaaatatgtacttttaaaattaacattataGATTAATCCAAAATCTTACACAATAGTCTTCCGAATTATAAATATTACTATACCTTTTAATTTTATGGCCATCCTCTATCTAATCCTCCAAGAAAATTCTTTTTAAATGTAGGCTTTTCCCTATTTTCTCATCGGTCTTTTCTTTActtgccatctccgcgacggaggttggcaatcatcactgctattctaacctttgacactacagcccgaaagagttcagttaAGCTGCATCCAACCCATTTTCtgaagtttctcagccaggaaattcttcttctacctatgctgcgctttccttgaatctttccgtgcattattaattttaggaattcatatctgtcaccacTTGTTATATGACCCAGATCTGCAGTTGTCTTATTTTTATGGAATCAATCTGTACGAGTGACCGTAAATGGAGCAGTGACGAGTCAAGGGTGTTAATTGACCTATAtgcaaaatataaagaaaagGTGGGCAGTTTTgagattgaaaatttaaaaatgttatggCAAAGAATAGCCACTGATTTAAATAAAATGGGACTTAATGTAACCCAAAATAACTGCCTAAATAGATAGCGGGTACTGGAACGAggctaaaaaaaatttaaagataaccAAAGTCAAACTGGACGAGGACGAAAATTTTTcgaattttaaaaagaaatggaTGAGGTGTTTCAGTCGAGACGAAACATTATTCCGGAATTACTGTTAGAGGTGGATACACACCATGAGGTGGACACTGTTCTGGAGAGAACTGAAGAAACAGAGGAAGACAGAAAGGAGTCTGAAGTAGAAACAATGACAACCATAAAAACAATGTCCAAGAAACGCAAGAGAAACGAAAGCTTCAAACGAAGAACAAATATGGAAAATATGCGGATTGATAGAAAACATTGTCAAGAGGAAAGGATAAGTGTTGAGAGAGAGAAGGTACAGCACATGAAAAGGCGCAATGACTTAATAGAATATAGAAATTCTCTTTTCGAGAAACTTTTAGATATATTGAGtaactaaattatatatatatatatatatatatatatatatatatatatatatacatatatatatatatacatatatatatatatatatatatatatatatatatatatatatatatatatatatatatatatatatatatatatatatatatatatatataaagtagttaggtattattgactgacacgttatctaaaataaagttttattttgaggttgcagtcattaatagggcaggaaagtgaaactctttgttctttaatcaagctttcgcaaaatttatttgcttcttcaggatacgctaaaatatggtatcagtaaatacaatgaaattagaattaaataacattgtataaaactagtataaaaacttacaacatgaggttaatccattaaatttttaaattgacaaaacattaaaacttaacttattaaaattatatatgtagttatgtaagtacaatattttaattttatttaattttgtataaattcattatgacattgattattatattgatgtttgatttatgtcagaaagacactcgtttctgtttattatattttttgttgttgataactagctcttgattgttattatggttacgtacaaagtggcgccaaaaatgaatatttaaattttttgaaattataatatttatagtcagaaaatgtaatattagaaaattatagtaagaattttcgtaagatagaatgtaattatagatattgcttagtttatcaatatcagttttcttattaacgcattgatatttatttatgtgtgcattaatagatcatgcaattaataaaaatcattcatttaatttcaatgaaactaatatattaagacgtgaaaaccaattaaataaaagagaaatggtatgcataaataaatatcaatgcgttaataaaaaaactgatattaataaactaagcaatatctataattacattctatcttacgaaaattaatactataattttctaatattacattttctgactataaatattataatttcaaaaaatttaaatattcatatttggcgccactttgtacgtaaccataacaacaatcaagagctagttatcaacaacaaaaaatataataaacagaaacgagtgtctttctgacataaatcaaacatcaatataataatcaatgtcataatgaatttatacaaaattaaataaaattaaaatattgtacttacataactacatatataattttaataagttaagttttaatgttttgttaatttaaaaatttaatggattaacctcatgttgtaagtttttatactagttttatacaatgttatttaattctaatttcattgtatttactgataccatatttttttagcatatcctgaagaagcaaataaattttgcgaaagcttgattaaagaacaaagagtttcactttcctgccctattaatgactgcaacctcaaaataaaactttattatatatatatatatatatatatatatatatatatatatatatatatatatatgtttgttttgaggtttccgccggagctatatgtgctgtcactatttttcgctatatttgcttgagaatggcaagtgagaccttgccgaaacgtcgccaaaacaatggttttcaagaaaaacatcattttacaacgcggagtcaaacccggaaaaatagtgacagcatatatatatatatatatatatatatatatatatatatatatatatgcttttcGTCTGTACATTTCACACCTCTTATCTCCAATATCTTTATAATTATGTCATCCTATGTCTATTTTGGtctggtcttcctcttttttcatTTGTTGTAGTTCACAATTATTACTTAAGATTAGTTTTGTATTTCTTgtagtttaattttttgtatcctactttagtttaattttttatattttaatttagttgtATATTAGTTAATTGTAAGTTACATTTGTGTTTATTAAActatatattacaattttttgactaaaagaatttattttacttaCCAATATGTCAGTTTTGTTCATAATAATAAGCAACCTATGTTTGAACTATTTGCACCACAAATTCCCAAATTGTTCAACAACTAGAAAAAGGTAGAGGAATTAGAATAAATATTTTGCTATGTATAAAAAAGAATTGATAGGACAGAAAACACAGAACTAAACTGTACAAATAGGATGTTACATAATAATAAGCAACCTATGTTTGAAAACAAGGAAGTTTGCACAAAATAAACATATTCTAAGATTATTGTCAACATTCAATAAAAGAAAGTACCATAAGAAGAATGTATGCAGTTAATATTGCTTTTAACAaacacaaaataatgaaatactTTGCAGAGTTCAGTAAAAATGTCATATCAATTATCTATAGTTTATTTACATTTGAATTGTATTACAAATCCTATTTCTAATTTGAACTGCAGTTGCTTCTTCTTCAGCTTCATCGTCATGGTTATTATAAATAGGCATAACATGTACATTATCCTGTATATTGCGTTCAACTGCTTCAAATTTATCTTCTAAGGCTATATTGTGAAGTACACATGCAGCTCTAATAAAATGAACATTTAATTGAACGTTTCTTAATTTGACATGAAACAATTGTCtaaatttttgctttaaaatgaacatgaaataaaatGAACATTTAATTGAACGTTTCTTAATTTGACATGAAACAATTGTCTAAATTTTTGCTTTAGTACACCAAAACAATGTTCTATTACATATTGATTTCGTGCCAACTTAATGTTATAATTATTTTGTCTCCTAGTCAGATGTTCT
It encodes:
- the LOC140445485 gene encoding uncharacterized protein, with the translated sequence MIFFILASVLIASATAQNRPSFAGLSPKGIPDVAARFQPGGALYNPPQDVVNRFGGADAATERIPVDANVDLKNRINTWPEENKPFWYVNAEAIQKHIGASPNRGTNVNGNQPISDSGNQGVESRFGSSDRQSGPEVSGNSFNVIINNQWRTYVYDPITDAWYAKRN